In Natronomonas halophila, one DNA window encodes the following:
- a CDS encoding aminopeptidase gives MSDSEPFDIENPDAVAAAAETAVGQCLNVQPDETCVVVTDDRREPIGEALYDAALDVTEEAVIVRYPPGPQHGAEPPAPVAAALKAADVFLAPTSKSLSHTRARSNATEAGARGATLPGITEEVFTTGLDADYDDIAAECETMLEQVEGADEVRVTSPQGTDITFELGDRQWHDDTGIVHEDGDFSNLPAGEVFISPVNANGTYVVDGTIRPHGLLDAGQTVTFEVEDGYITDISDDAIRADVEEAAEQVGRNAYNMAELGIGTNIGVTDLIGSTLLDEKAGGTVHIALGDDAGIGGDNDAPIHMDGVLREPTVYVDGEEIDLPDVQ, from the coding sequence ATGAGCGATTCCGAGCCGTTCGATATCGAGAACCCGGATGCAGTCGCCGCGGCCGCCGAAACCGCCGTCGGACAGTGTCTGAACGTCCAGCCCGACGAGACCTGTGTCGTCGTCACCGACGACCGCCGCGAACCCATCGGCGAGGCCCTCTACGATGCCGCCCTCGACGTGACCGAGGAGGCCGTCATCGTCCGCTATCCGCCGGGCCCACAGCACGGCGCCGAACCGCCCGCGCCCGTCGCCGCGGCGCTGAAAGCCGCCGACGTCTTCCTCGCGCCCACCTCCAAGAGCCTCAGTCACACTCGCGCGCGCTCGAACGCGACGGAGGCCGGCGCCCGCGGCGCCACCCTACCCGGCATCACCGAGGAGGTCTTCACGACTGGCCTCGACGCCGATTACGACGATATCGCCGCCGAGTGCGAGACCATGCTCGAACAGGTCGAGGGCGCCGACGAGGTGCGGGTGACCTCCCCACAGGGCACCGACATCACCTTCGAGTTGGGCGACCGCCAATGGCACGACGACACCGGCATCGTCCACGAGGACGGGGACTTCTCGAACCTCCCCGCGGGCGAGGTATTTATCAGTCCCGTGAACGCCAACGGCACCTACGTCGTCGACGGCACCATCCGGCCCCACGGCCTGCTCGACGCGGGCCAGACGGTCACCTTCGAGGTCGAGGACGGCTACATCACCGACATCTCGGACGACGCCATCCGCGCGGACGTCGAGGAGGCCGCCGAGCAGGTCGGACGGAACGCCTACAACATGGCCGAACTCGGCATCGGCACCAACATCGGCGTGACCGACCTCATCGGTAGCACCCTCTTGGACGAGAAGGCCGGCGGCACCGTCCACATCGCGCTGGGCGACGACGCCGGCATCGGCGGCGATAACGACGCACCCATCCACATGGACGGCGTCCTGCGGGAGCCGACCGTCTATGTCGATGGCGAGGAAATCGACCTCCCCGACGTCCAGTAG
- a CDS encoding type II glyceraldehyde-3-phosphate dehydrogenase — MSIQVAVNGYGTIGKRVADAVELQPDMELIGVAKTSPNHEAELAVENGYPLYAAIEERVELFEDAGIDLAGSVEELVDAADIVVDACPSGIGAENKSMYEEYDTPALYQGGEDADIVDASFNARSNFEEAADADHVRVVSCNTTGLSRLLAPLQEEYGVEKARVTLVRRGGDPAQSGRGPINDILPNPVSLPSHHGPDVNTIFPDLSIDTLGLKVPATLMHTHSVNVTLEDVPSEDEVKELLGSQSRTFLVPPKYDIDGAGKLKEFAMDRGRPRADIWENCVWEKSISIEDDDLYLFQAIHQESDVVPENVDAIRAVLETADAEESIERTNETMGVGF, encoded by the coding sequence ATGAGCATTCAGGTCGCGGTCAACGGCTACGGCACTATCGGCAAGCGAGTCGCCGATGCGGTCGAACTCCAGCCCGATATGGAGCTTATCGGCGTCGCCAAGACCAGCCCGAACCACGAGGCGGAACTCGCCGTCGAGAACGGCTATCCCCTCTATGCCGCCATCGAGGAGCGCGTCGAACTCTTCGAGGACGCGGGCATCGACCTCGCGGGCAGCGTCGAGGAACTGGTCGACGCCGCCGACATCGTCGTCGACGCCTGTCCGTCCGGCATCGGCGCCGAGAACAAGTCGATGTACGAGGAATACGACACGCCCGCGCTGTATCAGGGCGGCGAGGACGCCGACATCGTCGACGCCTCCTTCAACGCCCGGAGCAACTTCGAGGAGGCCGCCGACGCCGACCACGTCCGCGTCGTCTCCTGTAACACGACCGGCCTCTCGCGACTGCTCGCGCCCCTGCAGGAGGAGTACGGCGTCGAGAAGGCCCGCGTCACGCTGGTCCGTCGTGGGGGCGACCCCGCCCAGTCCGGTCGCGGCCCCATCAACGACATCCTGCCGAACCCCGTCTCCCTGCCGTCCCATCACGGCCCCGACGTCAACACCATCTTCCCGGACCTCAGCATCGACACGCTCGGCCTGAAGGTGCCGGCCACGCTGATGCACACCCACTCGGTCAACGTCACGCTCGAAGACGTCCCGAGCGAGGACGAGGTCAAGGAACTGCTCGGCTCCCAGAGCCGAACCTTCCTCGTCCCGCCGAAATACGACATCGACGGCGCCGGCAAACTCAAGGAGTTCGCCATGGACCGCGGCCGTCCCCGCGCCGACATCTGGGAGAACTGCGTCTGGGAGAAATCCATCAGCATCGAGGACGACGACCTCTATCTGTTCCAGGCCATCCACCAGGAATCCGACGTCGTCCCCGAGAACGTCGACGCGATTCGCGCGGTGCTGGAAACCGCCGACGCCGAGGAATCCATCGAGCGAACCAACGAGACGATGGGCGTCGGCTTCTAA
- a CDS encoding GAF domain-containing protein, with the protein MTHSICTSESGELSYFQRLWRTLLTPGIDPRTKIEQLFAHETAEFGMAYAFLSRIDLEEETEHLELVYGLHEALRKGVTIPLSKTYCRKTIAEPEGILAVSDALAEGWGDDPAYETFGLGSYLGTTVSLDDELYGTLCFANIAPRDEPITDEEKALIEMHGLWAEYALHLWNGPPIDGANSDTIEQRAVSSDAIDSMMGALKNRARRVVLMSLLDTAETGIATLERDLDGDYTRAYLHHSHLPKLANAGYINWDSDADTISRGPNFFEVKPLIELLDDYNTMFSE; encoded by the coding sequence ATGACCCATAGCATCTGTACATCGGAGTCGGGGGAGTTGTCGTACTTTCAGCGACTGTGGCGGACGTTGTTGACACCCGGTATCGACCCACGAACCAAAATCGAGCAACTGTTCGCGCACGAAACCGCCGAATTCGGCATGGCTTACGCGTTTCTGTCGCGTATCGACCTCGAAGAGGAAACGGAGCACCTCGAACTCGTCTATGGCCTCCACGAGGCATTACGGAAGGGTGTGACCATCCCACTCTCGAAGACCTACTGTCGGAAAACCATCGCCGAGCCCGAAGGGATACTAGCCGTCAGCGATGCCCTCGCCGAAGGGTGGGGAGACGACCCAGCATACGAAACGTTCGGGTTAGGGAGTTACCTCGGGACGACCGTCTCGCTGGACGACGAACTATACGGAACGCTCTGTTTCGCGAACATCGCTCCCCGTGACGAACCGATTACCGACGAGGAGAAAGCCCTCATCGAGATGCACGGTCTGTGGGCGGAGTACGCATTGCACCTCTGGAACGGGCCGCCAATCGATGGGGCGAACAGCGATACAATCGAGCAACGGGCCGTGTCCTCGGACGCGATCGATTCGATGATGGGCGCGCTCAAAAACCGCGCACGGCGAGTCGTTCTCATGTCGCTGCTAGATACCGCCGAGACCGGAATCGCTACGCTCGAACGGGACTTAGATGGCGACTATACTCGGGCCTACCTACACCACTCCCACCTGCCTAAATTAGCCAATGCCGGATACATCAACTGGGATAGCGATGCCGATACCATCTCCAGAGGTCCGAACTTCTTCGAGGTGAAACCGCTCATCGAGCTACTGGACGATTATAATACGATGTTCTCCGAGTAG